A genomic window from Quercus lobata isolate SW786 chromosome 10, ValleyOak3.0 Primary Assembly, whole genome shotgun sequence includes:
- the LOC115964653 gene encoding bifunctional D-cysteine desulfhydrase/1-aminocyclopropane-1-carboxylate deaminase, mitochondrial-like — protein MVNVQPVIGNAIENLMPQYAFLQFHMLTIEDKVLEMLNFSGGTIAGLSLGSWLSILKSKVHAFSVCDDPDYFYDFVQGLLDGLEAGVDSHDIVNIQNAKGLGYAINTPEELKFVKEVTSATGVVLDPVYSGKAAYGMIKDMTENPKKWEGRKILFIHTGGLLGLFDKIEEMNSLVGNWSRMDVHEDIPRKDGIGKMF, from the exons ATGGTTAATGTGCAACCAGTGATTGGTAATGCAATTGAAAATCTGATGCCACAATATGCTTTTCTGCAGTTTCACATGTTGACTATAGAGGATAAAGTTCTAGAAA TGTTGAATTTCAGTGGGGGCACAATTGCTGGTCTATCATTGGGATCATGGCTGAGTATACTAAAGTCAAAG GTCCATGCATTCTCAGTTTGTGATGACCCTGATTACTTCTACGACTTTGTTCAAGGCCTACTTGATGGACTTGAAGCAGGTGTTGACTCACATGATATTGTTAACATTCAAAAT GCCAAAGGTCTGGGCTATGCAATTAACACCCCTGAGGAGCTTAAATTTGTTAAGGAAGTTACTTCAGCGACTGGTGTTGTTCTTGATCCAGTATACAG TGGGAAAGCTGCTTATGGAATGATAAAAGACATGACTGAGAATCCAAAGAAGTGGGAAGGCAGAAAGATCCTATTCATACACACCGGTGGACTTTTGGGTTTGTTCGACAAAATTGAAGAGATGAATTCACTTGTTGGGAATTGGAGTCGAATGGATGTCCATGAAGACATTCCACGGAAAGATGGTATTGGAAAAATGTTTTAG